A part of Deinococcus sp. KNUC1210 genomic DNA contains:
- a CDS encoding glycosyltransferase produces the protein MVDTQHYTVRPARQSATRPVVGWIGTASTFRRYLLPVLPGLVRVCQAAGAEFRVIASPDVREQTVAAGAVFVPWSLATELQELQTFDIGVMPLSDDEFVRGKCAFKLIEYGAIGIPSVGSDIGANGDVIRHGVTGYLAADEQSFEQYLAELLNQSDLGRSMGAAARQVVDERFSLHSQVGRLAQVLHEAAGK, from the coding sequence GTGGTCGATACTCAGCATTACACCGTGCGCCCAGCACGGCAGTCGGCGACTCGTCCCGTGGTGGGGTGGATCGGTACAGCGTCAACGTTCCGGAGGTATCTGCTTCCGGTCTTGCCGGGTCTGGTACGCGTATGTCAGGCAGCAGGCGCAGAATTTCGGGTCATCGCAAGTCCGGATGTGCGCGAGCAGACCGTGGCAGCCGGAGCCGTCTTCGTGCCCTGGTCACTGGCAACGGAATTACAGGAATTGCAGACATTTGACATCGGTGTGATGCCACTCTCTGATGATGAATTTGTGCGCGGTAAATGTGCTTTTAAATTGATTGAATATGGCGCCATCGGCATCCCCAGTGTGGGATCGGACATCGGAGCTAACGGCGACGTTATCCGTCATGGCGTAACGGGCTATCTGGCAGCAGACGAGCAGAGTTTCGAACAGTATCTAGCAGAACTTCTTAACCAGAGCGATCTCGGACGCTCAATGGGTGCGGCGGCGCGACAGGTCGTCGATGAGCGGTTCAGCCTGCATTCACAGGTAGGCCGACTGGCTCAGGTGCTGCATGAAGCAGCGGGAAAATAA
- a CDS encoding nucleoside-diphosphate sugar epimerase/dehydratase, whose product MKGILIKYTLDVLLWGTASLLAYLFRSPKTFTTTLPLSAWSYLLLSVIVMAAVSWRFQLARQTWGRIGMLDLSTLVRAAATATLIIFALGFALRGWLLLPRSVPLLAGMIGVLLMGGIRILTRQANERVRRNSAGTRQRVLIVGAGNAGSLIAREMQRHPEAGLHPIGFLDDDRNKLHKRVVGLPVYGKVDELPAIAKRETADEILIAVPSAAGDFVRRVVDLASEVPIRHRIIPGVIEILSGNINLHQIRDVDVEDLLRRPPVQLNTGEIAGYLRGRVILVTGAGGSIGSEIVRQLAVYRPATILLFGRGENSIFGIQQELARTWPEIKQYGLIGDVRDAARLRTIFTTYRPEVVFHAAAHKHVPLMEDAPTEAILNNVIGTSNVVDLCLEFGVGRLVNISTDKAVNPTSVMGGSKRVAEMVVSAGAAKTSETQAFVSVRFGNVLGSRGSVVPTFMSQIRSGGPITVTHPDMTRYFMTIPEAARLVLQAGGLAENGKVYLLNMGSPIKIADLAHDVIRLSGAQNVDVVYTGIRPGEKLYEELLTSGEGTKATTHTEIFSARLGRVDPAEIQARLQQLRTYALQNDVAAVRAELALLIPENKFGNVR is encoded by the coding sequence GTGAAGGGAATTCTGATCAAATACACCCTGGACGTGTTGCTGTGGGGAACAGCAAGCCTCCTTGCCTATCTCTTCCGCAGCCCTAAAACGTTTACGACGACGCTTCCGCTGAGTGCCTGGAGCTATCTGCTGCTGAGCGTGATAGTGATGGCCGCGGTGAGCTGGCGTTTTCAGCTCGCCCGGCAGACCTGGGGCCGCATCGGGATGCTCGATCTGAGCACACTGGTCCGGGCAGCCGCTACTGCGACCCTGATCATCTTCGCCCTCGGTTTTGCACTGCGCGGCTGGTTACTGTTGCCCAGAAGCGTGCCGCTGCTGGCGGGGATGATCGGCGTGCTGCTGATGGGCGGCATCCGTATCCTGACGCGGCAGGCGAACGAACGTGTACGCCGGAACTCTGCTGGAACCCGGCAACGGGTCCTGATCGTGGGCGCAGGCAACGCTGGCAGTCTAATCGCACGCGAAATGCAGCGCCACCCAGAGGCCGGGCTGCATCCAATCGGTTTTCTGGACGATGACCGCAACAAGCTGCATAAGCGTGTGGTGGGTCTGCCAGTTTACGGCAAGGTCGATGAACTTCCTGCGATCGCTAAACGCGAGACAGCCGACGAAATTCTAATCGCCGTGCCGTCAGCCGCCGGCGACTTCGTGCGCCGGGTGGTCGATTTGGCGAGTGAAGTGCCGATTCGTCACCGGATTATACCCGGCGTTATCGAAATTCTCAGCGGCAACATCAATCTTCATCAGATTCGGGATGTGGACGTCGAGGACCTGTTGCGGCGGCCCCCGGTGCAGCTCAATACCGGCGAGATCGCTGGCTACCTGCGGGGACGCGTCATTCTGGTCACGGGTGCCGGGGGCAGTATCGGTTCCGAGATCGTCCGTCAGCTCGCGGTCTATCGTCCAGCCACGATTCTGCTGTTCGGGCGCGGCGAAAACAGCATCTTCGGTATTCAGCAGGAACTGGCCCGCACCTGGCCCGAGATCAAACAGTATGGTCTGATCGGTGACGTACGCGACGCTGCACGCCTGCGAACGATTTTTACGACGTATCGTCCAGAGGTGGTCTTTCATGCAGCTGCCCACAAACACGTTCCGCTGATGGAAGACGCGCCCACCGAGGCGATTCTCAATAACGTGATCGGCACCAGCAACGTCGTGGACCTGTGCCTGGAATTCGGAGTCGGGAGGCTCGTCAATATCTCGACGGATAAAGCGGTCAACCCGACCAGTGTGATGGGCGGCTCGAAGCGGGTAGCAGAGATGGTGGTGTCGGCCGGAGCGGCAAAGACCAGCGAAACTCAGGCCTTCGTGTCGGTGCGTTTCGGCAATGTGCTGGGCAGCCGGGGCAGCGTGGTCCCGACCTTCATGTCTCAGATCCGGTCAGGCGGCCCTATTACCGTCACGCATCCTGATATGACGCGTTATTTCATGACCATTCCGGAAGCGGCCCGGCTGGTGCTTCAGGCCGGCGGACTGGCCGAAAACGGCAAAGTGTATCTGCTGAACATGGGATCTCCGATCAAGATCGCGGACCTGGCACACGACGTCATTCGGTTGAGCGGTGCACAGAATGTGGATGTGGTTTACACTGGCATTCGGCCCGGCGAAAAACTCTATGAAGAATTGCTCACCAGCGGTGAGGGAACCAAGGCGACCACGCATACCGAGATCTTCAGTGCCCGGCTCGGGCGGGTCGATCCGGCTGAGATTCAGGCCCGGCTCCAGCAGCTCAGGACGTATGCCTTGCAGAACGATGTGGCGGCTGTACGAGCTGAACTGGCCCTTCTCATTCCGGAGAACAAGTTTGGCAACGTTCGATGA
- a CDS encoding NAD-dependent epimerase, translating to MKTLVTGAAGFIGSSLCQRLLDEGEEVIGFDNFNAYYDPQLKRDRAARLTGRPGFTMIEGSLEDRAATEALFEMYRPEQVVNLAAQAGVRYSLENPRAYIDANVVGFTNILEGCRHHAVKHLVYASSSSVYGLNTNMPFSVHDNVDHPLSLYAATKKANELMAHTYSHLYGLPTTGLRFFTVYGPWGRPDMAMFLFTRAILAGEPIKVFNHGQMLRDFTFVDDIVEGVLRVKRNTPAPNPQWQGDRPDPGSSSAPYRLYNIGNNNPVPLLHLIEVLEQKLGKAAIKQMLPMQDGDVPATYANVDDLIRDTGFRPSTSIEDGVGRFVDWYLDYYRL from the coding sequence ATGAAAACACTCGTGACAGGCGCAGCCGGATTTATCGGCTCCAGCCTCTGCCAGCGCCTGCTGGACGAAGGTGAAGAGGTCATCGGCTTCGACAATTTCAATGCCTATTACGACCCGCAGCTCAAGCGCGACCGGGCCGCACGGCTGACAGGCAGGCCCGGCTTTACCATGATCGAGGGCAGCCTCGAAGACCGGGCCGCCACCGAAGCGCTGTTCGAGATGTACCGGCCCGAACAGGTGGTGAATCTGGCGGCACAGGCCGGGGTGCGGTATAGCCTGGAAAATCCGCGTGCGTATATCGATGCCAACGTGGTCGGGTTCACCAATATCCTGGAGGGCTGTCGGCACCACGCGGTCAAGCATCTGGTGTACGCCAGCAGCAGCAGCGTGTACGGTCTGAACACCAACATGCCCTTCAGCGTTCACGACAATGTCGATCATCCGCTGAGCCTATACGCCGCCACCAAGAAAGCCAACGAACTGATGGCACACACCTACAGCCACCTGTACGGCCTGCCCACCACCGGACTGCGCTTCTTTACCGTCTACGGCCCCTGGGGGCGTCCCGACATGGCGATGTTTCTCTTCACCCGTGCGATCCTGGCCGGAGAGCCGATCAAGGTCTTCAACCACGGGCAGATGCTGCGCGACTTCACCTTCGTCGACGACATCGTGGAAGGCGTGCTGAGAGTCAAGCGCAACACGCCTGCCCCCAATCCGCAGTGGCAGGGAGACCGACCCGACCCCGGCAGCAGCAGCGCTCCTTACCGCCTGTACAACATCGGCAACAACAATCCGGTTCCGCTGCTGCACCTGATTGAAGTGCTGGAGCAGAAACTCGGCAAGGCGGCGATCAAGCAGATGCTGCCGATGCAGGACGGCGATGTTCCGGCGACCTATGCCAATGTCGATGACCTGATCCGCGACACCGGTTTCAGACCCTCGACCAGTATCGAGGACGGGGTGGGGCGCTTCGTGGACTGGTATCTGGACTATTACCGCCTCTGA
- a CDS encoding acetyltransferase: MQPLHILGASGHAKVIVALAHALGHPIAALYDDRIREGDLPAVLGHSVETPVAGLPDTPQTSAVIGIGSNAVRRTLADRFRRVHWEALIHPTAWVAPDAEIGPGSVIMAGAVVQPGARIGAHVIVNTLASVDHDCVLEDYVHVAPGCHLAGNVHLGEGVFAGVGAVFTPGNQVGAWSTIGAGATVISSFPAGITAVGVPARIRTT, translated from the coding sequence ATGCAGCCGCTGCATATTCTCGGAGCCAGCGGTCACGCGAAGGTGATCGTGGCCCTGGCACACGCACTCGGCCACCCCATCGCGGCGCTCTATGACGACCGTATTCGTGAGGGTGACCTGCCAGCAGTCCTGGGGCACTCGGTCGAGACTCCGGTTGCCGGTCTGCCCGACACACCGCAGACCTCCGCCGTCATCGGCATCGGCAGCAACGCCGTCCGCAGAACTCTCGCGGACCGTTTCAGACGCGTGCACTGGGAAGCACTGATTCACCCGACTGCCTGGGTCGCGCCCGATGCCGAGATCGGCCCTGGTAGCGTCATCATGGCGGGCGCGGTGGTGCAGCCGGGTGCCCGCATCGGCGCACACGTCATTGTCAATACGCTCGCCAGCGTGGACCACGACTGTGTGCTGGAAGATTATGTGCATGTGGCCCCGGGCTGTCACCTCGCCGGAAATGTACATCTCGGAGAGGGGGTTTTCGCGGGTGTGGGAGCCGTCTTTACACCTGGGAATCAGGTGGGCGCCTGGAGCACCATTGGAGCAGGCGCTACCGTCATCTCTTCGTTTCCTGCCGGTATTACAGCCGTGGGCGTGCCTGCCAGAATTCGCACTACATAA
- a CDS encoding asparagine synthase-related protein, which yields MMREADKRSAWRGAPMLPTEERVASVLRNTLSPLDQQLDGDIKLNLQSDLLVKMDMATMAASVEGRSPFLDHHVAAFAWTLPDRYRLRNGVPKSVLRDAYRGRLTDEVVSAPKRGFEIPLASWLNNELKTVLMDTLGQPDAHIRSYIDSDVIDGVLAQKMMMDRNWAYIVYSWLVLELWLREEQTRA from the coding sequence ATGATGCGCGAAGCCGACAAACGTTCGGCCTGGCGCGGCGCACCGATGCTGCCCACCGAGGAGCGGGTTGCCAGCGTGCTGAGAAACACCCTGTCTCCCCTCGATCAACAGCTGGACGGCGACATCAAACTCAATCTGCAGAGCGACCTGCTGGTGAAGATGGACATGGCGACGATGGCCGCCTCAGTCGAGGGCCGTTCGCCCTTTCTGGATCATCATGTGGCAGCCTTTGCATGGACGCTGCCAGACCGATATCGTCTGCGAAACGGCGTACCGAAATCGGTCCTGCGCGACGCCTACCGGGGCAGACTCACCGATGAGGTGGTCAGCGCTCCCAAGCGCGGCTTCGAGATTCCGCTGGCGTCATGGCTGAACAATGAACTCAAGACTGTATTAATGGATACACTGGGTCAGCCGGACGCTCATATTCGCAGTTATATCGACAGCGATGTCATTGACGGCGTATTGGCGCAGAAGATGATGATGGATCGTAACTGGGCCTATATCGTGTATTCGTGGCTGGTACTGGAACTGTGGCTGCGGGAGGAACAAACGCGTGCATGA
- the asnB gene encoding asparagine synthase (glutamine-hydrolyzing) — protein sequence MCGIAGTIGGHLLQPQEALRQSLATILHRGPDGQGTYQRENVRLGMRRLAIIDLAHGEQPIYNEDHTLAVVFNGEIYNYRELRADLKQRGHTFTTQTDTEVLVHLYEEHGPAMLEQLRGMFVFALHDLRDGSVFIARDRFGKKPLYYTRPASGGLLFASEIKALRPLAEASGERWHINDQAIYDYLSLGVIPQPSTVYLGVYALLGGHWMRFKDEQLQIEQYWHPEFSPKTDLSYEDAQERTRELMGEATRIRLRSDVPLGVFLSGGVDSSVVVYEAAQQLGDSLQTFTVASEGAHDESPVAVRTAQALGVQNHLLHINPSPLEGLQALVRQYDQPYSDSSAIPSLEISKLARQHVTVVLNGDGGDEIFAGYRRYLAVQRSAMFGAVPKQLALTAAHLLEPLAKQRRSPWALQPASHGG from the coding sequence ATGTGCGGAATAGCCGGTACCATCGGTGGACACCTCTTACAGCCACAAGAAGCGCTTCGACAATCTCTCGCTACTATTCTTCACAGGGGGCCGGATGGACAGGGCACCTATCAGCGCGAAAACGTCCGCCTGGGCATGCGTCGCCTGGCAATCATCGACCTCGCACACGGCGAACAGCCAATCTACAACGAAGATCACACGCTGGCCGTGGTCTTCAACGGCGAGATCTACAATTACCGCGAACTGAGAGCAGACCTGAAGCAGCGCGGCCATACCTTTACCACCCAAACCGATACCGAAGTGCTCGTGCACCTATATGAGGAGCACGGACCCGCCATGCTGGAGCAGCTGCGCGGCATGTTCGTCTTTGCACTTCACGACCTGCGTGACGGCAGCGTCTTCATCGCCCGCGACCGCTTCGGCAAGAAGCCGCTGTACTACACCCGACCGGCCAGCGGCGGTTTGCTGTTCGCATCCGAGATCAAAGCGCTCAGGCCCCTTGCCGAAGCGAGCGGCGAACGCTGGCACATCAACGATCAGGCCATCTACGACTATCTGTCGCTGGGTGTGATCCCGCAGCCCAGCACTGTTTATCTTGGCGTGTATGCCCTGCTGGGCGGCCACTGGATGCGCTTCAAGGACGAGCAACTTCAGATCGAGCAGTACTGGCACCCCGAGTTCTCCCCCAAAACCGACCTTTCCTATGAAGACGCGCAGGAGCGCACGCGCGAACTGATGGGCGAAGCCACGCGCATCCGCCTCAGGTCGGATGTGCCACTGGGCGTTTTTCTATCTGGAGGGGTAGACAGCAGCGTGGTGGTGTACGAGGCCGCGCAGCAGCTCGGTGATTCTCTCCAGACCTTCACGGTCGCGAGCGAGGGTGCCCATGACGAATCACCGGTCGCCGTCAGAACCGCGCAGGCACTGGGCGTCCAGAACCATCTTCTGCACATCAACCCCAGCCCGCTGGAAGGTCTGCAGGCACTGGTGCGGCAGTACGATCAGCCTTACAGCGACTCCAGCGCCATTCCCAGCCTGGAGATCTCAAAGCTGGCCCGGCAGCACGTGACGGTGGTGCTGAACGGCGACGGAGGCGATGAGATTTTCGCTGGCTACCGGCGGTATCTGGCAGTGCAGCGCAGCGCCATGTTCGGAGCGGTCCCCAAGCAGCTGGCACTGACGGCAGCACACCTGCTGGAGCCTCTGGCGAAACAGCGCCGATCCCCCTGGGCTTTGCAGCCCGCTTCGCACGGGGGCTGA
- a CDS encoding DegT/DnrJ/EryC1/StrS aminotransferase family protein, with protein MALTVSQEVLVPLAGWPHYEEDEIQAVVRVMQSGKVNYWTGTEAREFEREYADYLGVPHAIALHNGTQALELALYAFGIGEGAEVITTARTFIASASAAVMRGCVPVIADIDPVSQNLTAETIRPLITSKTRAIIAVHLAGWPCDMDPIMDLAREHDLIVIEDCAQAHGAFYKGRPVGSIGHAGAFSFCQDKILTTNGEGGLLALKDTDVWKKAWAFKDHGKSYDAVYNRQHQPGFRWLHESFGTNWRMLEVQATVGRLQLRKLPDWAERRRANAAVLTESFSKHRALRVTPPTSDILHAYYKYYVFVRPEELAEGWDRDRIMNTLTAQGIPCFSGSCSEIYLEKAFTDAGYGPSTRLPVAQELGDTSLTFLVHPTLSVQDMSRVAAAVDQVMQQAQRS; from the coding sequence ATGGCATTAACGGTATCTCAGGAAGTCCTCGTCCCTCTGGCCGGGTGGCCGCACTATGAAGAGGACGAGATCCAGGCGGTCGTCCGGGTGATGCAGTCTGGGAAAGTCAATTACTGGACGGGGACAGAAGCCCGGGAGTTCGAGCGCGAATACGCCGATTACCTCGGCGTGCCGCACGCTATTGCGCTGCACAACGGCACCCAGGCGCTCGAACTCGCACTCTACGCCTTTGGCATTGGTGAGGGAGCCGAAGTCATCACCACGGCCCGTACCTTCATCGCCTCGGCCAGCGCTGCCGTCATGCGCGGCTGCGTCCCGGTGATCGCGGATATCGATCCGGTGTCTCAGAATCTGACGGCAGAGACCATTCGTCCGCTGATTACTTCGAAGACCCGCGCCATCATCGCTGTTCATCTGGCTGGCTGGCCCTGCGACATGGACCCGATCATGGACCTCGCCCGTGAGCATGACCTGATCGTCATCGAGGACTGCGCTCAGGCACACGGAGCCTTTTATAAGGGGCGTCCAGTCGGCAGCATCGGGCATGCGGGCGCGTTTTCGTTCTGCCAGGACAAGATCCTGACCACGAACGGAGAAGGTGGCCTGCTGGCGCTGAAAGACACCGATGTCTGGAAAAAGGCCTGGGCGTTCAAGGATCACGGGAAGAGCTACGACGCCGTGTACAACAGGCAGCACCAGCCGGGGTTTCGCTGGCTGCACGAGTCGTTCGGAACCAACTGGCGGATGTTGGAAGTCCAGGCCACCGTCGGGCGACTTCAGCTGCGAAAGCTTCCCGACTGGGCAGAGCGTCGCCGCGCCAATGCCGCTGTCCTCACAGAAAGCTTTTCCAAGCACCGCGCCCTGCGCGTGACGCCGCCCACTTCCGACATCCTGCACGCTTACTACAAATACTACGTATTCGTGCGCCCCGAGGAACTGGCCGAAGGCTGGGACCGCGACCGCATCATGAACACCCTGACGGCCCAGGGCATTCCCTGCTTCAGCGGATCGTGTTCCGAAATCTATCTGGAAAAGGCCTTCACCGATGCCGGCTATGGCCCCAGCACGCGCCTGCCGGTCGCTCAGGAGCTGGGGGACACCTCGCTGACCTTCCTCGTTCATCCGACCCTCTCGGTACAGGATATGTCGCGGGTCGCTGCCGCCGTTGACCAAGTGATGCAACAAGCTCAACGGAGCTGA
- a CDS encoding nucleotide sugar dehydrogenase, whose product MRQGQEDSGTHALQEKIVVLGLGYVGLPLAVALAGQFADVLGFDINTARIQELKQGHDRTRELEPERLAASSLRYSSDAADLADRTVFIVTVPTPIDEHHSPDLTPMIRASELLGQYLQPGSLVIYESTVYPGVTEEVCGPILAKVSGLRQYEDFKLGYSPERINPGDRVHTLERVVKVVAGQDAATLERVAALYGAVVEAGVHRAPTIKVAEAAKVIENTQRDLNIALMNELALIFDRLGIRTLDVLEAAGTKWNFLPFRPGLVGGHCIGVDPYYLTQKAQEVGYYPEVILAGRRVNDGMGAFVAQKLVKLLIAADRPVRGARVGILGLTFKENVPDLRNSRVPDIIAELRQFGIEPLVHDPLVSPDEAQHEYGLPLQTLEAFNQLDGLILAVAHQEYLSVPQTTLHQMLKPSGILIDVKSALNGLELPGQYWSL is encoded by the coding sequence ATGAGGCAGGGTCAGGAAGACAGCGGAACACACGCCTTACAGGAAAAGATCGTCGTTCTCGGACTGGGGTACGTCGGTCTGCCACTGGCTGTGGCTCTGGCGGGGCAGTTTGCAGACGTGCTCGGATTCGACATCAACACGGCGCGAATCCAGGAGCTGAAACAGGGCCACGACCGCACCCGCGAACTGGAGCCGGAACGTCTGGCAGCGTCGTCGCTGCGTTACAGTTCAGACGCTGCCGATCTGGCTGACCGTACCGTCTTTATCGTCACGGTGCCCACACCCATTGACGAGCACCACTCGCCAGACCTGACGCCCATGATCCGCGCCAGCGAACTGCTCGGACAGTACCTGCAGCCCGGCAGTCTGGTCATCTACGAATCCACTGTCTATCCTGGCGTCACCGAGGAGGTCTGCGGGCCGATTCTGGCAAAGGTATCGGGACTTCGCCAGTACGAGGATTTCAAACTGGGGTACAGTCCAGAGCGCATCAACCCCGGCGACCGCGTGCATACCCTGGAACGGGTCGTCAAGGTGGTGGCCGGGCAGGACGCGGCGACGCTGGAACGCGTCGCCGCGCTGTATGGGGCTGTCGTCGAGGCGGGCGTACACCGCGCACCGACCATCAAAGTGGCCGAAGCCGCCAAGGTCATCGAGAACACCCAGCGCGACCTGAACATCGCCCTGATGAACGAACTGGCCCTGATCTTCGACCGCCTGGGCATCCGGACCCTGGATGTGCTGGAGGCCGCCGGTACGAAATGGAACTTCCTGCCGTTCAGGCCTGGTCTGGTCGGGGGGCACTGCATCGGGGTCGATCCGTATTACCTGACCCAGAAGGCACAGGAGGTCGGGTATTACCCGGAAGTCATCCTGGCGGGGCGGCGGGTCAACGACGGGATGGGGGCGTTCGTCGCCCAGAAACTCGTCAAACTGCTGATCGCGGCCGACCGCCCCGTACGCGGCGCACGCGTCGGCATTCTGGGCCTGACCTTCAAGGAGAATGTGCCGGATCTCCGCAACAGCCGGGTGCCCGACATCATCGCGGAACTGCGACAGTTCGGCATCGAACCCCTCGTTCACGATCCACTGGTCAGCCCCGATGAAGCGCAGCACGAATACGGCCTGCCGCTTCAGACGCTTGAGGCGTTCAACCAGCTCGACGGCCTGATTCTGGCAGTGGCCCATCAGGAGTATCTGAGTGTCCCTCAGACGACGCTGCACCAGATGCTGAAGCCGAGCGGCATCCTGATCGACGTGAAATCTGCACTGAATGGCCTGGAACTGCCCGGCCAGTACTGGAGTCTTTAA
- a CDS encoding sugar transferase, whose protein sequence is MSALSKSLPGQRVTPPKRVLVLAGYAPSLLNFRGPLLAAIRAQGHQVIAVAPAQDELLSGGTAEIAEQLASMGIHFQSIPMARTGLDPRQDLQTLQHLVRLFRTLKPDVVLSYTIKPVIYGSLAARIAGVPRIYALVTGLGYALVNPSGNIRRQALNLVAQRLYAQAFGVCETVIVQNPDDRDQLVELGLVARHRTALVNGSGIDLDHFPVQPLPPQPVFLLIARLLREKGIEEYAQAAALVRQRFPDVRFLLVGPKDPSPDAFSGDDLQRWETLGVEYLGETKDVRPAIQQASVYVLPSYREGTPRTVLEAMAMGRPVITTDAPGCRETVIDGQTGYLVPVRDVQVLADHMVELIEHPERRSAFGAAGRRLAEEKYDVHSVNRAMLQIMKLEDSPPASEIQAGTMGHSLWNRLGKRGFDLLLSAVGLTILSVPLLALALLVRVVTRQPPLFRQVRPGLGGQLFTMYKFRTMTDATDSSGKLLPDADRMTRLGRFLRSTSLDELPELINVLKGEMSLVGPRPLLVEYLPRYSPQQARRHEVRPGITGWAQVNGRNALSWEQKFEYDVWYVDHASFALDLRILLATVQKVLRRDGISAQGEATMPVFQGSGRAGR, encoded by the coding sequence ATGTCTGCGCTTTCCAAATCACTGCCCGGGCAGCGGGTCACGCCGCCGAAGCGCGTGCTCGTGCTGGCCGGGTACGCACCCTCCCTGCTGAACTTTCGAGGCCCGCTGCTGGCGGCCATCCGTGCCCAGGGCCATCAGGTCATCGCTGTTGCCCCCGCACAGGATGAGCTGCTCTCCGGTGGTACAGCAGAGATTGCCGAGCAGCTGGCCAGCATGGGCATTCATTTTCAGAGCATTCCGATGGCACGGACGGGCCTCGACCCACGCCAGGATCTACAGACGCTTCAGCATCTGGTCCGGCTGTTCCGCACCCTGAAGCCCGACGTGGTGCTCTCGTACACCATCAAACCGGTGATCTACGGTTCGCTGGCCGCCAGAATCGCGGGCGTTCCCCGAATCTATGCATTGGTCACCGGACTGGGGTACGCCCTGGTCAATCCTTCCGGAAACATCCGGCGGCAGGCGCTGAATCTGGTGGCGCAGCGGCTGTACGCTCAGGCGTTCGGGGTCTGTGAAACGGTGATCGTGCAGAATCCCGATGACCGAGATCAGCTGGTCGAACTGGGTCTGGTCGCCCGGCACCGCACCGCCCTGGTCAATGGCAGCGGCATCGACCTCGATCACTTTCCTGTACAGCCGCTGCCGCCGCAGCCAGTCTTTCTGCTCATCGCCAGGCTGTTGCGGGAAAAGGGCATCGAGGAATATGCCCAGGCAGCAGCGCTGGTCAGACAGCGCTTTCCGGACGTGCGTTTTCTGCTCGTCGGCCCGAAAGACCCCAGCCCGGACGCCTTCAGCGGCGACGATCTCCAGCGCTGGGAGACGCTCGGCGTCGAGTACCTCGGGGAGACGAAAGACGTGCGCCCGGCGATTCAGCAGGCCAGCGTGTACGTGCTGCCGTCGTATCGGGAAGGCACGCCGCGCACCGTACTCGAAGCGATGGCGATGGGCCGCCCGGTCATCACCACCGATGCGCCCGGTTGCCGCGAAACCGTGATCGACGGCCAGACCGGCTACCTCGTGCCGGTCCGCGACGTGCAGGTGCTGGCCGACCACATGGTGGAACTGATCGAACACCCAGAGCGCCGCAGCGCATTCGGCGCGGCAGGCAGGCGACTGGCCGAAGAGAAGTACGACGTGCACAGTGTCAATCGGGCCATGCTTCAGATCATGAAACTGGAAGATTCACCTCCAGCCTCTGAAATTCAGGCCGGAACAATGGGCCACAGTCTCTGGAATCGTCTGGGCAAAAGAGGATTCGATCTGCTGCTCTCAGCGGTCGGGCTCACGATTCTCTCGGTGCCGCTGCTGGCACTGGCGCTGCTCGTCCGGGTCGTCACCCGACAGCCGCCGCTGTTTCGGCAGGTGCGGCCCGGTCTGGGTGGGCAACTCTTCACCATGTACAAGTTCCGGACCATGACCGATGCCACTGACAGCAGCGGCAAGCTTTTGCCCGACGCAGACCGCATGACCCGTCTGGGGCGTTTTCTGCGCTCGACCAGTCTGGATGAGTTACCCGAACTGATCAATGTGCTGAAAGGTGAGATGAGTCTGGTCGGGCCGCGTCCGCTGCTGGTCGAATACCTGCCCCGTTACTCGCCGCAGCAGGCCAGACGCCATGAAGTCAGGCCCGGCATCACCGGCTGGGCACAGGTCAACGGGCGGAATGCGCTGTCATGGGAACAGAAATTCGAATACGACGTCTGGTATGTCGATCATGCGAGTTTCGCGCTGGATCTGCGTATCCTGCTGGCGACTGTCCAGAAGGTGCTCAGGCGTGATGGCATCAGTGCCCAGGGAGAGGCCACCATGCCCGTCTTCCAGGGATCCGGCAGAGCTGGACGCTGA